The following proteins come from a genomic window of uncultured Fretibacterium sp.:
- a CDS encoding type II toxin-antitoxin system Phd/YefM family antitoxin, translating into MLVIDTAPATQVRERFKDYCDDVERTNKALIVTRHDKPQVVVVSFAEYNRQLNNDRYLAKLRRSREELDNGEGVVMTPDELEAF; encoded by the coding sequence ATGCTTGTCATCGATACGGCACCGGCAACTCAAGTACGGGAACGATTCAAAGATTATTGCGACGATGTGGAGCGAACGAACAAGGCCCTCATCGTCACCCGACACGACAAGCCGCAGGTGGTCGTGGTGTCCTTTGCCGAATACAATCGCCAGCTCAACAACGACCGTTATCTGGCAAAACTGCGACGCAGCCGTGAGGAGCTGGACAACGGCGAAGGGGTTGTGATGACCCCTGACGAGCTCGAGGCGTTCTGA
- a CDS encoding Txe/YoeB family addiction module toxin — MHEDTVFSPTAFEDFTYWAQNDRKILGKIKALIVDIHRNGLMDGLGKPEKLLGQSGEFSRRITAEHRLVYRLDDERLKILSCRGHYQD; from the coding sequence ATGCACGAGGACACGGTCTTCTCGCCGACGGCCTTCGAGGACTTTACCTATTGGGCGCAGAACGACCGGAAAATTCTGGGCAAAATCAAAGCCCTTATCGTAGATATCCATCGAAACGGCCTGATGGACGGACTCGGCAAACCAGAAAAGCTCCTGGGACAATCGGGTGAGTTCAGTCGCCGCATTACGGCCGAACATCGTCTGGTCTATCGACTCGATGATGAGCGCCTCAAGATTCTGTCATGCCGAGGACACTACCAGGACTGA
- a CDS encoding type IV secretion system protein, protein MDEKSGGVTLYAVLAVLVRYALWVGISVWILERPEILMQIPKSLKQLGQLIGGEYVGLASLLTLFARVTSPIVEFAAGLGWMDVGLIVICGFLVFVINCLCFMIMTTVLCIEIELVFISIGGLFTLGFFVLGFFRDYFMGYLRALVHVGVKLLLLSLLMGLIGKIVATWPAQIAAYIQEPNGVFVFVVPLCFALVAFYMIVKSVPNYATAIMTGSASANNNFMAAVAAGAGLGMTVWNTSLWAAWEAFRNLAAGGDGEKGTRRIYEEHRLVREFGRAGDGGGSDGGSSMRTPTGVWGSTSGRLRTAIWRR, encoded by the coding sequence CTGGATGAAAAAAGCGGCGGAGTCACGCTGTATGCCGTCCTGGCGGTACTCGTCCGGTATGCCCTGTGGGTCGGCATCTCCGTCTGGATCCTCGAGCGGCCCGAGATCCTGATGCAGATCCCCAAGAGCCTGAAGCAGCTGGGGCAGCTGATCGGCGGGGAGTACGTCGGGCTCGCGTCCCTGCTGACGCTGTTCGCCAGGGTGACCTCGCCCATCGTCGAGTTCGCCGCCGGTCTGGGCTGGATGGACGTCGGCCTGATCGTCATCTGCGGTTTTCTGGTCTTCGTCATCAACTGCCTGTGCTTCATGATCATGACGACGGTGCTCTGTATCGAGATAGAGCTCGTCTTCATCTCCATCGGAGGGCTGTTCACCCTGGGATTTTTCGTCCTGGGGTTCTTCAGGGACTACTTCATGGGATACCTCAGGGCGCTGGTGCACGTCGGGGTCAAGCTCCTGCTCCTGTCGCTCCTGATGGGGCTGATAGGCAAAATCGTGGCGACCTGGCCGGCGCAGATAGCCGCGTATATCCAGGAACCCAACGGGGTCTTCGTGTTCGTCGTGCCGCTCTGTTTCGCACTCGTCGCTTTTTACATGATCGTGAAGTCCGTGCCGAACTACGCTACGGCCATCATGACCGGCTCTGCATCGGCAAACAACAACTTCATGGCGGCCGTGGCGGCCGGTGCGGGGCTGGGCATGACCGTGTGGAACACCTCGCTCTGGGCGGCCTGGGAGGCGTTCCGGAACCTGGCGGCGGGAGGGGACGGCGAGAAGGGCACAAGGAGGATCTATGAAGAGCACAGACTGGTCCGCGAGTTCGGCAGAGCGGGGGATGGCGGCGGATCGGACGGAGGCAGTTCGATGCGTACCCCGACCGGAGTATGGGGTTCGACCTCAGGGCGGCTCAGGACCGCTATATGGAGGAGATGA